A genomic region of Gossypium hirsutum isolate 1008001.06 chromosome D01, Gossypium_hirsutum_v2.1, whole genome shotgun sequence contains the following coding sequences:
- the LOC107921966 gene encoding transcription factor MYB97 has translation MMMMGGNNQITTQNEGGGSNNGGGEGGIMLKKGPWTAAEDAVLADYVRTHGEGNWNAVQKNTGLARCGKSCRLRWANHLRPNLKKGAFSPEEERIIVELHAKMGNKWARMATQLPGRTDNEIKNYWNTRVKRRQRQGLPLYPPEIQPLYSQHQRNQHRSLPSTPLPSPTATPTSSFSFQTPPNPSSSTTLHASILTPAHPLRIPRSASSHVLYNPQTPPPLHSASAVSTPCPSPLPSSSPSTPTPVSPLQSPHKPAFSTLPLFDSSTSNTCNNNINTNNAILQSPSDFFFPRATPPLQTPMRYKRFRPDVSESINNERHNNSISVNGGCSSTSSSFMSQYPPFQKTSFFNSHAAPNVTTSTPLTSPHYSPSYTLDPVTLDLASSSRILADHQNFDNGQFISTPGFDYTSKTDELPSNQFLSLDGTSEVTFDTKGNCNYISNDQNNHHHLSIHFGGGGLLDDMLEEAQLLAGDNDILRRESCLDGFNTSSDGLTSGKEETVTDQEINATQEEYSRLLNAIPSSMPMPDWYNNCGK, from the exons atgatgatgatgggaGGAAACAACCAGATCACTACACAAAACGAGGGTGGTGGTTCCAACAACGGTGGCGGAGAAGGTGGTATAATGTTGAAAAAGGGGCCGTGGACGGCTGCGGAAGATGCAGTGTTGGCGGATTACGTGAGGACTCATGGTGAAGGGAACTGGAATGCAGTACAAAAGAATACAGGATTGGCACGTTGTGGGAAGAGTTGTAGGCTAAGATGGGCTAACCATTTAAGACCTAACTTGAAAAAAGGTGCCTTTTCACCTGAAGAAGAAAGGATTATTGTTGAGTTGCATGCTAAAATGGGTAACAAATGGGCTCGCATGGCAACTCAG CTTCCGGGAAGAACAGATAATGAAATCAAGAACTATTGGAACACAAGAGTGAAGAGAAGGCAACGCCAAGGCCTCCCACTTTACCCTCCTGAAATCCAACCTCTCTATTCCCAACACCAACGAAACCAACACCGATCACTGCCGTCGACACCTCTCCCGTCCCCAACAGCCACGCCAACGTCTTCCTTCTCCTTCCAAACACCGCCAAACCCGTCGTCCTCGACGACTCTCCACGCCTCGATCTTAACACCAGCACACCCTCTCCGTATCCCACGTTCAGCATCATCCCACGTTCTGTACAACCCACAAACCCCACCACCTCTTCATAGTGCAAGTGCAGTTTCAACACCATGTCCATCTCCACTTCCAAGTTCTTCCCCTTCAACACCAACCCCTGTGTCTCCACTTCAATCTCCCCATAAGCCTGCATTTTCAACTCTCCCTCTCTTTGATTCTTCAACATCAAACACTTGTAATAATAACATCAACACTAATAATGCTATTCTTCAATCTCCTTCTGATTTCTTTTTCCCTAGAGCAACCCCTCCTCTTCAGACACCAATGCGTTATAAGCGCTTTAGACCTGATGTAAGTGAAAGTATCAACAATGAAAGACATAATAACAGTATTTCTGTCAATGGCGGCTGTAGCAGTACCAGTTCCAGCTTTATGTCACAGTATCCTCCGTTTCAGAAAACATCTTTTTTCAATTCCCATGCTGCACCAAATGTTACTACTAGTACGCCATTGACATCCCCACACTACTCCCCTTCATATACCTTGGATCCAGTCACACTTGATCTTGCTTCATCTTCAAGGATCCTCGCTGATCATCAGAATTTCGATAACGGTCAGTTTATATCGACTCCGGGATTCGATTACACGTCGAAAACCGACGAGCTCCCTTCGAACCAATTCTTGTCCTTAGATGGGACTTCAGAAGTTACATTTGATACTAAAGGGAATTGTAACTATATCAGTAATGATCAAAACAACCACCACCATTTGAGTATCCATTTTGGTGGGGGTGGCTTGTTGGATGATATGCTGGAAGAGGCTCAACTGTTGGCCGGCGACAACGACATTCTGCGGCGGGAGAGTTGTTTGGACGGATTCAATACAAGCTCTGATGGTTTAACTTCAG
- the LOC107922400 gene encoding probable tetraacyldisaccharide 4'-kinase, mitochondrial, producing MEKLKQAVKEIAYYRHQAKFSKLHLSLIPFLSLASSLYGALLYIRQSLYRSGFFSKNRLPVPVISVGNLTWGGNGKTPMAEFIAKRLADYGISPLILTRGYAGGDEAKMLKRHLLGGPVKVGVGANRVATANLFFEKYGYVDYRGSKFFERTYLDPKMGSHVGSQKIGAAVLDDGMQHWSLCRDLEIVMINGLMPWGNCKLLPLGPLREPLIAIKRANIAVVHHADLVLEQKLKDIKLVVQEIKESLPIFYTRMTPSYFFELRNISKKMHLGAVLNAVVLCVSAIGSPYAFVRAMEKIGPLFVDRFDFSDHYSFQLKDIHMMRGRLRQLEDKFGYKPIVIVTEKDYDRDPEILKHLYPFKVLVLCSEMQIIPCNGCNEDSFKSLLKELLEV from the exons ATGGAGAAACTGAAGCAAGCAGTGAAAGAGATCGCCTACTACCGACACCAAGCTAAGTTTTCCAAGCTTCATCTCTCGCTTATTCCTTTCCTCTCCTTAGCTTCGTCTCTCTACGGCGCCCTTCTCTATATTCGTCAGTCTCTTTACCGCTCTGGTTTCTTCTCTAAGAACAG GTTGCCAGTGCCGGTAATCAGTGTTGGGAATTTGACGTGGGGAGGAAATGGAAAGACCCCAATGGCTGAGTTCATAGCTAAACGCTTAGCTGATTATGGAATTTCACCTCTCATTTTGACGAGG GGCTATGCCGGTGGAGATGAAGCTAAAATGCTAAAAAGGCATCTACTTGGGGGACCTGTAAAAGTTGGTGTAGGTGCAAATCGGGTGGCCACTGCCAATTTGTTCTTTGAAAAATATGGATATGTAGATTACCGTGGTAGCAAATTCTTTGAGAGAACCTATCTTGACCCAAAAATGGGAAGTCATGTTGGTTCACAAAAAATTGGTGCAGCAGTTTTAGATGATGGTATGCAG CATTGGAGCTTATGTCGTGACCTAGAGATTGTAATGATTAACGGACTAATGCCTTGGGGAAACTGCAAACTACTTCCTCTTGGACCCTTAAGAGAACCTTTAATAGCAATCAAACGTGCCAATATTGCTGTAGTCCATCATGCTGACCTG gtgttggaacaaaaGCTCAAAGATATCAAGTTAGTGGTTCAAGAAATCAAGGAGTCACTTCCTATTTTTTACACCAGAATGACTCCCTCATATTTCTTTGAACTGAGAAATATAAGCAAAAAGATGCATTTGGGAGCTGTGCTCAATGCAGTTGTCTTATGTGTTTCTGCAATCGGTTCTCCCTATGCTTTTGTGCGGGCGATGGAAAAG ATAGGACCATTATTTGTCGATCGATTTGACTTCAGTGACCATTACTCATTTCAACTTAAG GATATTCATATGATGAGAGGGCGGCTTAGACAACTCGAGGACAAGTTTGGTTATAAGCCAATTGTTATAGTTACAGAAAAA GACTATGATCGAGACCCTGAGATTCTGAAACATTTGTATCCTTTCAAAGTTCTGGTACTCTGTTCTGAAATGCAGATTATACCTTGTAACGGCTGCAATGAGGATAGCTTCAAGTCGTTATTGAAGGAGCTACTGGAAGTGTAA